A genomic window from Candidatus Methylomirabilota bacterium includes:
- a CDS encoding TIGR04255 family protein, which produces MSRKYKQPPIIEAVCEFRFESGSPWDLAVPGLLYEKLRDSFPIRRPTKAFEATVAAGAEGIQQHVLQRDQSRFLRTDERALIQIGPHLLAINHLKPYPSWAVFRSMIRKALDAYREVADPKGFQRIGLRYINRFDFSDTRAQLERFFEFYPSVGQQLLDYTDFIMGIQVPFEDGRDILRLQMTSAVPDKPDSVSVVLDLDYFLGRPGKVTFGDEFQWLEQAHSRIEATFEGCLKETLRQQFEEVTQ; this is translated from the coding sequence ATGAGCAGAAAATACAAACAACCCCCTATCATCGAGGCTGTCTGCGAGTTTCGCTTTGAATCCGGATCTCCCTGGGACCTGGCTGTCCCTGGTCTCCTGTACGAGAAATTGCGCGACAGTTTTCCGATACGGCGTCCGACCAAGGCATTTGAGGCCACGGTTGCAGCAGGAGCTGAGGGCATCCAGCAACATGTCCTGCAAAGAGATCAATCACGATTTCTACGGACTGACGAAAGAGCCCTTATCCAGATCGGTCCGCACTTATTGGCTATTAATCACCTAAAACCGTATCCCTCGTGGGCGGTATTCCGGTCGATGATTCGCAAGGCCCTTGACGCATATCGAGAGGTCGCCGACCCGAAAGGGTTTCAGCGAATTGGCCTCCGGTACATCAACCGATTTGACTTCTCTGACACCCGAGCGCAGTTGGAGCGTTTCTTTGAGTTCTATCCCTCCGTTGGCCAACAACTGCTGGACTACACTGACTTCATTATGGGTATACAGGTTCCTTTTGAGGATGGGAGGGACATCTTGCGTTTGCAGATGACCAGTGCTGTTCCAGACAAACCTGATTCCGTATCCGTTGTACTCGACCTGGACTACTTTCTCGGGCGACCGGGGAAGGTGACCTTTGGTGATGAGTTCCAATGGCTCGAGCAAGCGCATAGCCGTATCGAGGCTACATTTGAAGGCTGCTTGAAGGAGACTCTCCGGCAGCAATTCGAGGAGGTCACACAATAG